One window from the genome of Paraclostridium sordellii encodes:
- the pdxR gene encoding MocR-like pyridoxine biosynthesis transcription factor PdxR — translation MDNYNLKMNQDRPKYLQIYNHIKKMIIEDNIKASTKLPPIRKIAKLLEVNNTTIVKAYELLEKEGYVYKTVGSGTFVSDKNRNTSKSKKISMDGIIRFDNGNPSIDMFPIDDFKNSINIALEKEGHYIFEYDDGLGFLKLREKLVDYLETLNIKSTRENIQIISGAQQGIDIVCKGIINYSDLVFVEEPTYSGALEVFKNRGAKVISIPMLEDGIDIGILKLKLEKLRPKIFYTMPNYQNPTGISYSIYKKKKLIELAQEYDFYILEDDFMSDLKFDSYEHYPLRSYDDKGRVIYIKSFSKILMPGLRIGLVEMPSEILKKILWAKYSSDISTSGIIQRSMYHYMQNYDFDEYLKKIDKEYTDKFKLATKCIDEKLSDKIKFKLPSGGINFFLELPRGYSSVDFTTFLLEKGVSILPGSNFFDTSIDDRFFRINIAQPSLYEIEKGIDIISKNLNEFLENYKNVEEFKENKLFF, via the coding sequence ATGGATAATTATAATTTAAAAATGAATCAAGATAGGCCTAAATATTTACAAATTTATAATCATATAAAAAAGATGATTATAGAAGATAATATAAAAGCGAGTACAAAGCTTCCTCCTATAAGGAAGATTGCCAAACTATTAGAAGTTAATAATACAACTATAGTAAAGGCCTATGAACTTTTAGAAAAAGAAGGGTATGTTTACAAGACTGTTGGTAGTGGAACCTTTGTATCAGATAAAAACAGAAACACTAGCAAAAGTAAAAAAATATCTATGGACGGAATAATAAGATTTGACAATGGGAATCCATCTATTGATATGTTTCCAATTGATGATTTTAAGAATTCTATAAATATAGCTTTGGAAAAAGAAGGACATTATATATTTGAGTATGATGATGGCCTTGGATTTTTAAAATTAAGAGAAAAACTAGTTGACTACTTGGAAACATTAAATATAAAATCGACTAGGGAAAATATTCAAATAATTTCTGGAGCACAGCAAGGTATTGATATTGTTTGTAAAGGTATAATTAATTACTCAGATTTAGTATTTGTTGAAGAACCAACATATAGTGGAGCTTTAGAGGTTTTTAAAAATAGAGGTGCTAAGGTTATCAGCATACCTATGTTAGAGGATGGTATTGATATAGGGATCTTGAAGTTAAAACTTGAAAAATTAAGACCTAAAATATTTTACACAATGCCTAACTATCAAAATCCAACAGGTATATCTTATTCGATATACAAAAAGAAAAAGTTAATAGAACTAGCACAAGAATATGACTTTTATATATTAGAGGATGACTTTATGAGTGATTTAAAGTTTGACTCTTATGAACATTATCCATTAAGAAGCTATGATGATAAGGGAAGAGTGATTTATATAAAAAGTTTTTCTAAAATTCTTATGCCAGGACTTAGGATAGGGCTAGTAGAAATGCCTAGTGAAATTCTAAAAAAAATACTATGGGCTAAATATTCATCTGATATTTCAACTTCAGGTATAATTCAAAGGTCAATGTATCACTATATGCAAAATTATGATTTTGATGAATATCTGAAAAAAATAGATAAAGAGTATACTGATAAATTTAAATTAGCCACAAAATGTATAGATGAGAAATTAAGCGATAAAATTAAATTCAAATTACCATCAGGAGGTATTAACTTCTTCTTAGAGTTACCTAGAGGATACTCATCGGTTGATTTTACAACATTTTTACTTGAAAAAGGAGTATCAATACTTCCAGGAAGCAATTTTTTCGATACATCTATAGACGATAGATTTTTTAGAATAAATATAGCACAACCTAGTTTATATGAAATAGAAAAGGGAATAGATATAATATCTAAGAATTTAAATGAGTTTTTAGAAAACTATAAAAATGTAGAAGAATTTAAAGAAAATAAATTATTTTTTTAG
- a CDS encoding DUF896 domain-containing protein has product MNNEFDKDKLNRINELAKKHKGEGLTEDEHKEREGLRKEYLEHFRGHFRSRLENIKVVSPEEYEEAMKNKKN; this is encoded by the coding sequence ATGAATAATGAATTTGATAAAGATAAATTAAATAGAATAAATGAGTTAGCTAAAAAACATAAAGGAGAAGGGCTAACTGAAGATGAACATAAGGAAAGAGAAGGACTAAGAAAAGAATATTTAGAGCATTTCAGAGGTCATTTTAGATCAAGACTTGAAAATATAAAAGTAGTTTCTCCAGAGGAGTATGAAGAGGCTATGAAAAATAAAAAGAACTAG